The stretch of DNA TAGCGAGCTCGGCGTCTAGATATTCCAATATCCCGTCGCGGCGTGCGAAGGCCTCATCGAGGATAAGCTGCTCTTCCGCTGTGGTTCCTGTGTGCGCGGCGGAGTCTTCAGCAACAAGTGTGGTCACATTATTTAAGGGCACTTACACTCTTTCACTACGTAGAACGGTTCTCGCTTACGAGGCAACACCACCCTGTACCAAAATATTCCAGCGGCCAAAACCTTCTTGCATATTCCCCTGGATGTTCTAAGGAATCACGGGAGTCAGGGTTCCGCAGCCTTCGCAAGCGCATTCGCTGAGACGTTCAACGGCGCGCGTTTGAGTCCCGGCACGAAGTGGACCACGCTCAGCAGCAGCCAGGTGACTATTACGAAAGGCCAGGTGTAGAGGGCGGGCACGCCCTGAAAGAGAATCGAGAGCACCCCGGCAAGCAGTGCTCCAATTGCGGCCAATACCCACGGTTGCCACGATCCGGCCACAAATAATACTGCCATAGCAATGGCCACCAACACGCCGGAGTACCCCAACATGCCGTGCCCCAATAGCAGAGGGTCCGCTCCGGTGGCCGCGGCCAGCACACTTTGGAGCACACTGCCCAATAAGGCGGCCACNCCCACTTTCCACTGTGCCAGGAACAAGGCCACCAGGATCAACGCACCGGCAACAAGGGAATCAATCAGCACTACTTGGGACACATTGGCCAAAATGGAGCGCAAGAANAGGGCAANGGGCGATCCATCCAGCGTGATGTATGCCGGTGCCACACGGCGGTCAGCCGTGGCGAAGAACAAAATACCGGCCACAATGCAGAACGGGGCCGTAATAGAGGGCAGCTTGAGTGGCTGGAGCAGGGCGGTTCGGAAAAGTCTTTGAACACCCCATGTCACGGGAGCGCACGCCGCACCTCCCAGGACCGCAGCAATAACTCCCGGCAGACCGCCACCGATGGCGGCGAACGCAGCGGCTCCCACTAATGCTCCACAAANACCATGATCGCCTGCACGCACAATTGCTGCCGGCGCCCGCATCAATGATCCGGTCACGGTAGAGGCGGCGCAGCCCAACAGCGTCAGCAACGCCATCTGCCAGCTGGCCACGGCAATCGCAGCCAGAAACAGCAACCCGGGAGCATNTTGAGCCTGAAAGAAGATCTGCGCGAAGCCNNCCGCAGCAGCGTACTGGCAGTTCCTCGCAGCAAAGGTTCCCTCAATGGCCGGGTGGCTGGCTGATTATGTTCCACATCGAGACTTTATCCTCGTTTGGGGACCGTCCCGGACACGGCACTCAGGTCAGTGGTTACGGTACCGGGTCTGTGTCTCTGGACGTCTGCACGAAAAGACACCGGTTGCGCTTTCGGACACCGGTATAGCGGTGTCCGAAAGCGCAACCGGTGTCCGAAAGCAGGAGCCGCCTCAGATGTTGTAGCGCTCATCCTCGTGATCGCCGGGATGATCGCGCACCAGCCCGGCCGCCAGCGTATTGCCGTCCTGCGGATCAATGACCAGGAACGCACCCGTGCGGCGGTGTAGCGCATACGTCTCCACCGGCAGCGGCGAGGACAGACGGATCTGGGCCGTACCAATGTCGTTCAGTTCCAGCCCGGAAGCCGCTTCATAGCCAAACGTGTCCAGGTCCAGCTTGCCCGTCACCGCACGGATCAGGCCCTGCACCGTCTTGCTGCCGTGCTTGATCAACACCTTGGCGCCTTCGCGCAGCGGCTTCGTCGAAAGCCAGCACAGCTCCGCATACAGATCCTGACTAACCTCACCAAAGGTGCCGGTCTGGGCAATCACGTCACCGCGAGCAATGTCGATCTCATCACTCAAACGCAGCGACACCGACTGCGGTGCCACCGCAGTTTCCAGAGCGCGTCCGGCAAAGTCAATGCCCACAACGGTGGCTGTGCGACCGGAGGGCAACACAGTGANCGCCGTCCCCACGGACACTTCGCCCGAAGCCACTTGCCCCGCATAGGCGCGGTAATCACGGAAGGAGGCTCCGGCGTCGCCCGCTTCAATCAACTCCGGCGCAAGCGCACCCTGGGGCCGGATGACCAGCTGGACGGGGAAGCGGAACGGCTCCAGCCCGCGCTCCAACTCATCGGTGGTGGGCAGCGTTTCCAGCAGATCCAACAACGTGGCCCNCGTGTACCAAGGGGTGTGGGCGGAACGCTCCACCACGTTATCGCCCTCCAGCGCGGAGACGGGAACTACCACCACGTCGCTGAGGCCAATGCTCGCGGCCACCGCCTGAACGTCAGTCTCGATGGNTGCAAAAACGTCCTCACTGAAGCCCACCAGATCGATCTTGTTCACGGCCACCAGCACATTGGGCACGCGCAGCAGGCGCAGCACCGAGAGATGCCGGCGCGTCTGCTCCAGCACCCCNNTGCGCGCGTCGATCAGTACGACGACGGCGTCGGCCGTGGACGCGCCGGTCACCGTGTTCTTGGTGTACTGGATGTGCCCGGGGCAGTCAGCCAGGATGAAACTGCGGCGGTCGGTGGCGAAGTAGCGGTAGGCCACGTCAATGGTGATGCCCTGCTCGCGCTCGGCCCGCAAGCCGTCGGTCAACAACGCCAGATCGATCTTCTGCGTGCTGCCATTCTCGCCGCCAAAGCCGCGGTCCGCGGAGGTGCGGGTGACGGCGTCAAGCGTGTCAGCCAAGATCGCCTTGGAATCGTGGAGCAGCCGGCCCACCAGCGTGGACTTGCCGTCATCGACGGAGCCAGCCGTGGCGAAGCGGAACAGTGTTGACTGCGCGAGTGGCGCTTCGGTGATAGTGCTCATTAGAAGTAGCCGTCTTTCTTTCGGTCTTCCATGGCTGCCTCGGAGATGCGATCATCGGCCCGGGTAGCGCCACGTTCGGTCAGGGTTGAGGCGGCCACTTCACGCACCACATCGTGCACCGTGGTGGCGTCCGAGGCCACAGCACCGGTGCAGGACATGTCACCCACGGTGCGGTACCGGACCTGTTTGATCACGACTCCCTCCTCTGGGCGGGGTTGAGATACCTCTCCCACAGCGCGCCACATGCCGTCGCGCTCAAACACTTCACGCTCGTGGGCGTAATACAGGTGTGGCAGCTCGATGTTTTCGCGTGCAATGTAGCGCCACACATCCAGCTCGGTCCAGTTGCTGATGGGGAACGCACGCACATGCTGGCCCACCGTGTGACGGCCGTTGTACAAGTTCCACAGTTCCGGGCGCTGGTTGCGCGGGTCCCACTGGCCGAATTCGTCGCGCAGAGACAGGATGCGTTCCTTAGCACGGGCCTTGTCTTCGTCNCGGCGGCCGCCGCCAAAGACGGCGTCGAACTTGTTNTTGGCTATCGCATCCAGCAAGGGCACTGTCTGCAACGGGTTGCGGGTTCCATCAGCCCGTTCGGCCAGTTCGCCACTGTCAATGAACTCTTGCACGGAGCCC from Arthrobacter polaris encodes:
- the cysD gene encoding sulfate adenylyltransferase subunit CysD; the protein is MSTQTIETNPASELAETLETPALNSLDLLESEAIHIIREVVAEFERPALLFSGGKDSVLMLHLATKAFWPGRVPFPVLHVDTGHNFPEVIEFRDRTVERLGLRLEVGSVQEFIDSGELAERADGTRNPLQTVPLLDAIAXNKFDAVFGGGRRDEDKARAKERILSLRDEFGQWDPRNQRPELWNLYNGRHTVGQHVRAFPISNWTELDVWRYIARENIELPHLYYAHEREVFERDGMWRAVGEVSQPRPEEGVVIKQVRYRTVGDMSCTGAVASDATTVHDVVREVAASTLTERGATRADDRISEAAMEDRKKDGYF
- a CDS encoding urea transporter, yielding MEGTFAARNCQYAAAXGFAQIFFQAQXAPGLLFLAAIAVASWQMALLTLLGCAASTVTGSLMRAPAAIVRAGDHGXCGALVGAAAFAAIGGGLPGVIAAVLGGAACAPVTWGVQRLFRTALLQPLKLPSITAPFCIVAGILFFATADRRVAPAYITLDGSPXALFLRSILANVSQVVLIDSLVAGALILVALFLAQWKVGVAALLGSVLQSVLAAATGADPLLLGHGMLGYSGVLVAIAMAVLFVAGSWQPWVLAAIGALLAGVLSILFQGVPALYTWPFVIVTWLLLSVVHFVPGLKRAPLNVSANALAKAAEP
- a CDS encoding sulfate adenylyltransferase subunit 1, which translates into the protein MSTITEAPLAQSTLFRFATAGSVDDGKSTLVGRLLHDSKAILADTLDAVTRTSADRGFGGENGSTQKIDLALLTDGLRAEREQGITIDVAYRYFATDRRSFILADCPGHIQYTKNTVTGASTADAVVVLIDARXGVLEQTRRHLSVLRLLRVPNVLVAVNKIDLVGFSEDVFAXIETDVQAVAASIGLSDVVVVPVSALEGDNVVERSAHTPWYTXATLLDLLETLPTTDELERGLEPFRFPVQLVIRPQGALAPELIEAGDAGASFRDYRAYAGQVASGEVSVGTAXTVLPSGRTATVVGIDFAGRALETAVAPQSVSLRLSDEIDIARGDVIAQTGTFGEVSQDLYAELCWLSTKPLREGAKVLIKHGSKTVQGLIRAVTGKLDLDTFGYEAASGLELNDIGTAQIRLSSPLPVETYALHRRTGAFLVIDPQDGNTLAAGLVRDHPGDHEDERYNI